In a single window of the Littorina saxatilis isolate snail1 linkage group LG3, US_GU_Lsax_2.0, whole genome shotgun sequence genome:
- the LOC138961776 gene encoding uncharacterized protein, with protein MKFAVALLCLLPLAFCAPVEERGLGDILNSGLGLFGMDLSQLKTIVTGIAGTLEQDATEKQCETQCAPVVNQVMHDTDFSHLLTTFCPFICRSFQSLAHQLNVKIGPTN; from the exons ATGAAGTTCGCTGTTGCCCTGCTCTGTCTGCTGCCCCTGGCTTTCTGCGCCCCCGTGGAGGAGCGAGGACTGGGCGACATCCTTAACAGCGGTCTTG GCCTGTTCGGGATGGACCTGTCGCAGCTGAAGACGATCGTGACGGGTATCGCGGGCACCCTGGAGCAGGACGCCACCGAGAAGCAGTGCGAGACGCAGTGTGCCCCCGTGGTCAACCAGGTTATGCATGACACAGACTTCTCTCACCTCCTCACCACGTTCTGCCCCTTTATCTGCAGATC ATTCCAGTCTCTGGCTCACCAGCTGAATGTGAAGATTGGGCCCACTAACTAA
- the LOC138961775 gene encoding cytochrome P450 2C3-like, protein MAFTFSKLLDGVVAWATRYSSFLILLFIVLLIIYLWVRVPSGLPPCPKWVWPAFAHSLMVKGNLIDLFCRLRQEHGDVFSFWLAGQLVIVVNGFQKIKELFVDDGANFAWRPDILNCDLFHYGVICTSGRQWREQRAVTKKALDYSHGAGLNPTIAQEVQAFIKAIDREDQGPIDPRIMAQTAMYSNMCTVLFGHRLDYSDQRLSEGVSHFNDNIKLFSDCRLPNFFPFEKFLIGDTFDTKFLRINMADIYRKLINEETESHLEHKDGDRRQDFVSSYLSSIAQNEEMERKKEEEEGKEGEKKKPKSKDKESSLNRMNMQAAVYDILWHGTTTTAGAFQWALLYLLLNPNTQACAQDEIDANFEQGNAPLTAEERKKLPYIEAMVLEVFRLANVVPFGMARCPLKEVKFHGYRIPTDAKVVPNLNSVLRDPELFPEPDAFKPERFISASGDVCCPAHFIPFLFGNRSCLGGNIAQDTIFQFLFGVLQKYRLEPAETGKLPPLTRGFQVVSLPKDFKMRFIPRS, encoded by the exons ATGGCGTTTACCTTCAGCAAGTTGTTGGACGGCGTGGTCGCTTGGGCCACACGCTACTCTAGCTTTCTGATTCTCCTTTTCATCGTCCTCCTTATCATCTACTTGTGGGTGCGAGTCCCCTCTGGGCTGCCTCCCTGCCCAAAATGGGTGTGGCCAGCTTTCGCACATTCCTTGATGGTGAAAGGGAACCTGATCGACTTATTTTGTCGTCTGCGTCAAGAGCATGGCGACGTTTTCAGCTTCTGGCTGGCAGGGCAGCTTGTCATCGTTGTCAACGGCTTTCAAAAGATCAAAGAACTTTTCGTTGACGATGGTGCAAATTTTGCCTGGAGGCCTGATATCTTGAACTGCGATTTGTTTCATTACG GTGTAATCTGCACCTCTGGACGTCAATGGCGAGAGCAGCGCGCCGTGACCAAGAAGGCGCTGGACTACTCGCATGGAGCAGGCCTGAACCCCACGATAGCTCAGGAGGTTCAAGCTTTCATCAAAGCCATTGACCGAGAAGACCAGGGTCCCATTGACCCTCGCATTATGGCACAGACAGCCATGTACAGCAACATGTGTACCGTGTTGTTTGGTCATAGACTGGATTACAG TGATCAGAGACTAAGCGAGGGAGTGTCGCACTTTAACGACAACATCAAGCTGTTCAGCGACTGTCGTCTGCCCAACTTCTTCCCCTTCGAGAAGTTCCTCATCGGCGATACGTTCGACACCAAGTTTCTCCGTATCAACATGGCCGATATCTACCGCAAGCTGATCAACGAAGAAACCGAGAGCCATTTGGAACATAAGGATGGTGATCGTCGCCAAGATTTCGTGTCCAGCTACTTGTCGTCCATCGCTCAGAACGAGGAGATGGagaggaagaaggaggaggaggaagggaaggagggagagaagaagaagcCCAAAAGCAAGGACAAAGAATCCAGCTTAAACA GAATGAACATGCAGGCGGCAGTGTACGACATCCTGTGGCACGGCACCACCACCACGGCGGGAGCGTTCCAGTGGGCGCTGCTGTACCTGCTGCTCAATCCGAACACCCAGGCTTGCGCACAAGACGAGATTGACGCCAACTTTGAACAAGGCAACGCTCCCCTCACTGCTGAGGAACGCAAAAAACTGCCCTACATTGAAGCTATGGTTCTGGAG GTGTTCCGTCTGGCCAACGTGGTTCCGTTCGGCATGGCGCGCTGCCCACTGAAGGAGGTCAAGTTCCATGGTTACCGTATCCCCACCGACGCCAAGGTCGTGCCCAACCTGAACAGCGTGCTCAGAGACCCGGAGCTCTTCCCCGAACCCGACGCCTTCAAACCCGAGAGGTTCATCTCCGCTTCTGGGGATGTCTGCTGTCCTGCTCACTTCATCCCGTTCTTGTTTG GTAACCGCAGCTGCCTTGGTGGCAACATCGCTCAAGACACCATTTTCCAGTTTCTGTTTGGAGTGCTGCAGAAGTACAGACTGGAGCCAGCCGAGACTGGCAAGTTGCCTCCCCTCACACGTGGCTTTCAAGTTGTCTCCCTTCCCAAGGACTTCAAGATGCGTTTCATCCCTCGCTCATAA